The genome window ATTCAAAGATGTACCGCAGTCAAGTATCACTACTCTTCGTCCATCCTACCACGAAATGTACCCATCAACATCACAAAGACCATACGACAGGATGAGTGGCATGCACTCCGTAAGTCTCAAAGTCTTGTCTATCAGATAGAGGTGGTGGAATTAAATTAGCCACTGTTTAtctgtttttaaaaatgtttgtagttATCCACAACAATTGTTCTGGTTTCTGTTTGGACTGTTTTTAACTAACAATTCACTTAATTTACTTTTTAAGCGTTAACAAAAAGTTTTCGGTAACCATGAACTAACATCTCATCGTTCAATACTTAGGTGATATGTGTGTCATATCTAATTAATACATATTTAGTAACCATTTCCAATGTTATCCTCTTGCCACTTGCATTCAGGGCTTTAGTCAACTTAAATCTGGCGTTCCTCAAGGCATGGTTTTTGGCCCCGTCTTATTTTTATTCTACATGTTCCTCCTAATCACATTGTGTGCAAACTCAGCTCTAACAGAGGTACATTTTTAGATTAaatcaaaatagtttgtttttttaagacaTTTACAAAACAACcttcttttttgtttgttttctctTTTTTACAGATATAATGTGAAATAAATGAATGCTGTTGTCTTCCTCTGCTGCAGATATTTCCAATCGTTCATCTACAGATGCAGCAGCAAGGTTAACTTTAACTAGCACAAGAATAAAAATGATCACAATGCTAGGCTCTTTACATTAATTACATGTTAAGTTCAGGATAGTTTGAATGATTACACTACCCCTCGCTCCCGAATATATCACTGACTTTTTAAACCCTTCTCTTCCACGACTACACTATGACCAGAGGTTATCATATCATCTTTAGTAGGAAGCCGTCAGCTTCACAGTGGCTTATCCGAGGACAATAGTCTGACTGATCAGTGTCTTTAAAATCTCCTCTTGAAACACTTGGACACTTTTGTCTTTCTTACTTGATAACCCTGTCCAAATACATATTGATGAAGGTGGTTGAGCATTGGTTTCAGCAGTTTGATTTCCTGCtatgatatgttttgtttaAAACATGCTGTACCAAAGCCTTAGCTAAgtcaatatttgtattcttgTTCCTATTTTCGTTTATTAGCATTCATGCAAACCCAAACTATATACTCTCTATGCTTATTACTGTATATATCATTTGcatccatttttttttaaatctttttgagGTCAAGCTAACTAGTACTGGTTCTGGCTATAGTGGGAACAGAGACAGTGGCTTTTGATTCATTAAACACAAGCTAATTGTTGAAAATAATAtagacattttttaaattaatgACCAGTGGGTCAGTTAAATATGGAAACATCTGAAATGTATCCCCAGTTAAGTAAATATTTTAGCAAACATAACGATTAGAGAATTCATATTTGCAAGGGTTTCAtttgatttcttttttctcaaagatctTACAAATTCCTTTTACATTTTCAAGAAAATGTGCAAGGAAATGTTGATATTGATAGAGTGATGGATGCTTTTCCATCAGCTCTGTAGTTTGACGGCAACAGACTCCAGCTTTACCACAATGCAAAATCAGTTGTAGAAAAATGTCTTCAGTTTCACTCGTCAGTGGTGACATTTTGTCTGCCTGCAGATCTAAGAAGAATGACGGCGGGCTTTGTGGGAATGGCCGTGTCCATCATTCTCTTTGGCTGGTTCATCGGAGTGCTGGGATGCTGCCAGCAGCATGACCTCATGCAATATGTAGCTGGGCTACTCTTTCTCATGGGAGGTACTGTGAGAGCACATatgcacacatccacacacacatatgcatacAAAATCCAATTCTATTCCATTTCTGTTGTTATTTTTTGACAGCTAAGAGCGTCTTTGGTCTAGCATGAGGTAGTAGATCAAGGACCTGCAGTAACCTGATTCCTGTCCTGTAGTAAGATGTACAGCACATGTAAGGATTAAGTATTCAAACTGTAACCATTTTAAATCACTGCTTGTCTCTTCTGCTCACACAGGAACATGCTGCATCATCTCCTTGTGCACATGTGTGGCAGGAATCAACTTTGAGTTATCCCGCTACCCCCGCTACATGTACGGCCTGCCTGAGGACATTAGCCATGGCTATGGCTGGTCCATGTTTTGTGCCTGGGGGGGTCTGGGTCTCACATTGCTGGCTGGCTTCCTCTGCACCTTGGCTCCTTCCCTGAGCACGCCCACTCGCACAACACCCCACAAGCCGAGGCAGGAGAATGGAACCGTGTGACAGAGGCGTCGTGCAGCGTCTGACCCACCGAACGCACGAAACCACACCCTTCCAACCTTGATGTTAACTCTGAGACCCTTTTTGTCTGATCACCATCTCACACCACCCTCGACATTGCCATCTCCTTTCAGTGTTCAGTGTGCCTGAGTTCTGACCGAAGGGGCAAACGAACAACAAACTTCACACACCTAATCTTAAAAATCCCAGAGGGACCTCCAGGAACACCAAGACTAACACCCACAGTAACGTAAGACTGGAGCAACGCTCTCTTAGCACACATAATACCTTTTTTTGGTTCAGATGATTGACTTGCTGACTTCATGGCAATCTGAAGGTGACTGTTTTCTCTGAAGAATATTTGTCTTAAAATGGTGCTCTCTTTAAACATAAAGCCACAAACACTcccatgcaacacacacacacacacacacacacacacacacacacgcacacacacacacacacacacacacacacacacacacacacatgaacatgCTTTTCCACGCATACTCAATTACTCTGGATGAATCATGGAAGAAATCCTCCATATGGAAAAAAAGAAACACACATCAGGCCTGAGCGTCTTGTCAGAATTCCTCTTTCAGTCGAGTGATGTGTGCTGTGTTATTGTTCGTAATGAAAAAAAAATCGGCCGTTGACTACCCATTGCTTATCTTTGGTGTAGCACACTAACTGATATCAAACATGAGCCCCGGAGTTGACGTCTGCAGCCTCTGCAGAGCACAGAATGGATCTAACAGCGTGTCAGTTACATCAAATAAACTAAAGTAGATCTTCATtgaaaagaaaataatttgatGCTTCTTTAAGAGTCTATATGTACAAAGGCATCTCTATGTAGATCCAGATCATTGTTTGTGTAAAGtggattttgaataagaaaGGTTGTTTTCTGTTTGTTTCGAGGCGATGGCATGCAGTGAGGAGAGGATAACGAGTCACGGGCCGGTGGTTTGAGGATTAATCCATTATTGGATTCAGTAGTATTTTGTGGTACCAAACTGACAGACACAACCCATTTGTTTGCTGATGGAGAAAAACAAGAAACCAAAGTGTAAATGAAGTATTTCATTGCTCCATTATTTGCTTTCAATTTTGGTCAGCCTTTAAAGGGTAATACAAGCAAGTTAAGCCATTTtagagggaaaaaggcaacttCATTGATGTAGCTAAAAACAGAAGCACAATCTGCTCTCATAGTAACATCACACATTGGTAGAGGCCAAAGTGTCCTCATATATTGGCCACAATTTGGGACACTACTTGCTACAAAATTGAACTAGCTGAATATATTGACCTTACTGCAATGAGCACTAGAAATGGAGGAGCTTTATACAAAAAAAGACATGGGCATAATGAAACATGAAACGTTTTTGACCAGGCAATCTAAATTCCCAATTTGATTGATGTGTGGAACACATCTTGTATCGTTTCTTCAGCATTAAGTATTTAATGTTTACTCACTTACTTAAATTGTACATAATTATTATGTACTATGCATACTACTTGTGATTCAAAGGTTGGATAAAAAATACTTCCCAAACTAATGTCGAAAAAGCACAAATAGTAATTTAGAGAGGACTGCAGTTACGTAACTGAAAAGCTGTATTCCAAATACTTAATTGGGGTGTGCTGTCACAGGGAAAACAAGAAAATGAAGTGTTTATAATGATATGACTCGATTTCAAGTGTTGTGTTAATGTACAACATTTCgaaaacaacaaactaacaagtAGAAAGTGCCATTTTCATTAACAGGGCTGAGGTGTGGCAAACAAATTGTATGTGATGAGTACAAATCAGTAAAACACACCTATTA of Pseudochaenichthys georgianus chromosome 3, fPseGeo1.2, whole genome shotgun sequence contains these proteins:
- the tmem276b gene encoding transmembrane protein 178B, which encodes MAAMKILTGTGLFLAFCALGLLAMAICTDYWYETDARRHRERCKNYANKRNDPGYIYISNHNLPLQMPPKSLERKGNGPDAGALIRGKRHFLAAASAMESHCSRQFNSTISGLWRKCHREGFDLETEDLIYKGIIQRCTAVKYHYSSSILPRNVPINITKTIRQDEWHALHLRRMTAGFVGMAVSIILFGWFIGVLGCCQQHDLMQYVAGLLFLMGGTCCIISLCTCVAGINFELSRYPRYMYGLPEDISHGYGWSMFCAWGGLGLTLLAGFLCTLAPSLSTPTRTTPHKPRQENGTV